One segment of Odontesthes bonariensis isolate fOdoBon6 chromosome 1, fOdoBon6.hap1, whole genome shotgun sequence DNA contains the following:
- the cmtr2 gene encoding cap-specific mRNA (nucleoside-2'-O-)-methyltransferase 2 isoform X2 has product MSSGNGTRRKACKQQQQHFSVVASDPETLAEIQGLFSKVRAYVKPSSGEWDIPDPNVALRHPAEEHQDLQEMKASLNAVKNRLSDKNVQVWHQHTNSTNRAGKVIAAVRSAANAEICTQAWCKFYEILGTFHLLPEEALQNGELNTVHLCEAPGAFITALNHYMKTSDCTRYCDWCWAANTLNPYHEANGGSTTIADDRLIANTLPWWFFGSDNTGNIMIQKHLIDLQGFVSNMRRVDLVTADGSFDCQENPDEQEALVASLHYCEVVAALLLLSPGGSFVLKVFTLYEHSSVCLLYLLNCCFHSVNVFKPATSKAGNSEVYVVCLNYDSKESVRLLLSKLIRNYGPHLADKEALFPRSLIPESFLKQHGEVCWYFHTLQVETITENLRLFEGISTEQRQRLDHMRDCVAHEYLQRFHVSFLPRSRWISRNTVSPACSTVSAGRPLGQKKQTGSFNERRELQTLSWRERVERSCHAAWMETHCTEDSRTGCVLEGPLSSCHVDSWYVITGAALPAVRNSPFCDGVILNHLNEALMDTAVDWAHMPRCGSCQVTCAASILSEVAGLCVQKAGSVGNEKKKCLVFGSRSVWGDCGSQVGNLVLTFCAEPSFPQRGGISLHDGEPLYQQQLLSCVVFSLQTLSSGDALLLPVFSALTRVTAAVVLCLQACFHSVSYKCSPPSSTVGVVLVCAGFCPEAAARMHPVLTDVQSSMGQLLKGDEGTGETQPCGGDSQVLQFVPMDELLTGGLTEFLWAMNSEIIRQKLHLLTQS; this is encoded by the exons ATGAGCTCAGGCAATGGCACCAGGAGGAAAGCCtgcaagcagcagcagcagcacttcAGTGTGGTGGCATCTGACCCTGAAACACTGGCGGAGATACAAGGTCTTTTTAGCAAAGTTAGAGCCTATGTGAAGCCATCCAGCGGTGAGTGGGACATCCCCGACCCGAATGTTGCTCTCCGACACCCAGCGGAGGAGCACCAGGATCTGCAGGAGATGAAGGCTTCCCTGAACGCAGTGAAGAACCGGCTCAGTGACAAGAACGTACAGGTGTGGCATCAGCACACCAACTCCACCAATCGGGCCGGGAAAGTTATAGCTGCCGTACGATCTGCTGCCAACGCGGAGATCTGCACTCAGGCCTGGTGCAAGTTCTACGAGATCCTGGGAACCTTTCATCTTCTGCCAGAGGAGGCTCTTCAAAACGGAGAGCTGAACACAGTCCACCTGTGTGAGGCTCCCGGTGCATTTATAACTGCTCTTAACCACTACATGAAAACCAGTGACTGCACACGATACTGTGACTGGTGCTGGGCCGCCAACACTCTTAATCCCTACCATGAGGCCAATGGGGGGAGCACGACCATCGCAGACGATCGGTTAATCGCCAACACGCTACCCTGGTGGTTCTTTGGCTCAGACAACACGGGCAACAtcatgatccagaaacacttGATAGATCTGCAGGGGTTTGTGTCGAACATGCGTCGAGTTGATTTGGTGACGGCGGATGGAAGTTTTGACTGTCAGGAGAACCCTGACGAGCAGGAGGCCCTGGTGGCGTCTCTCCATTACTGCGAAGTCGTAGCTGCACTGCTGCTCCTGAGCCCCGGTGGATCCTTTGTACTGAAGGTGTTCACCCTGTATGAACACTCCTCTGTCTGCTTACTGTACCTGCTGAACTGCTGTTTCCACTCCGTCAATGTCTTCAAACCTGCAACCAGCAAAGCGGGAAACTCTGAGGTGTATGTTGTGTGTCTGAACTATGACAGCAAGGAGTCCGTGAGGCTCCTGCTGTCAAAACTGATTCGTAATTATGGACCGCATCTGGCTGACAAAGAGGCCCTTTTCCCCAGATCTCTTATCCCAGAGTCATTTCTGAAGCAGCATGGAGAGGTGTGCTGGTACTTCCACACACTGCAGGTGGAGACGATCACAGAAAACCTGAGACTCTTTGAGGGAATAAGCACAGAGCAGAGGCAGCGGCTGGACCACATGAGAGACTGTGTGGCTCACGAATACCTGCAGCGCTTCCAT gTGAGCTTTCTTCCAAGAAGCCGATGGATTTCCCGTAACACAGTGAGTCCTGCTTGCAGCACCGTCTCGGCGGGCCGACCTCTGGGACAAAAGAAGCAGACGGGCTCCTTCAATGAGCGCAGGGAGTTGCAGACCCTGAGCTGGAGGGAGCGTGTTGAGAGGAGCTGCCATGCTGCCTGGATGGAGACGCACTGCACTGAGGACAGCAGGACAGGCTGCGTGCTGGAAGGTCCCCTGTCCAGCTGTCATGTTGACTCATGGTATGTCATTACTGGGGCTGCACTACCTGCGGTCAGAAACTCTCCGTTCTGTGATGGGGTCATTTTAAACCACTTAAATGAAGCCCTGATGGACACAGCTGTAGACTGGGCCCACATGCCCCGCTGTGGCTCTTGCCAGGTCACTTGCGCCGCCTCCATATTGTCTGAGGTGGCGGGTCTTTGTGTCCAgaaagctggctctgtgggAAACGAGAAGAAAAAGTGTCTTGTGTTTGGCAGCCGCTCAGTTTGGGGTGATTGTGGGAGCCAAGTTGGGAATTTAGTCTTAACATTCTGCGCAGAGCCTTCATTTCCTCAGAGAGGCGGCATCTCGCTGCACGACGGGGAGCCGCTGTATCAGCAGCAGCTCTTAAGCTGTGTCGTGTTTTCGCTGCAGACCCTGAGCTCTGGGGATGCTCTGCTGCTGCCTGTGTTTTCTGCCCTCACCCGTGTCACTGCAGCTGTTGTGCTCTGCCTGCAGGCATGTTTTCACTCAGTCTCCTACAAGTGTTCGCCCCCCTCCAGTACAGTCGGGGTGGTTCTTGTCTGTGCTGGCTTCTGCCCCGAAGCTGCTGCCCGAATGCATCCAGTTCTGACTGATGTGCAGAGCTCCATGGGTCAGCTGTTGAAAGGAGACGAGGGCACAGGTGAAACTCAGCCTTGTGGAGGTGACAGCCAGGTGCTGCAGTTTGTTCCCATGGACGAGCTGCTCACTGGAGGCCTGACGGAGTTTCTGTGGGCCATGAACTCTGAAATCATTCGACAGAAGCTGCATCTGCTCACGCAGTCGTAG
- the cmtr2 gene encoding cap-specific mRNA (nucleoside-2'-O-)-methyltransferase 2 isoform X1, protein MLCGKLCQNGEKVMPVSLLIIACPPLRVVIAQQVWRMSSGNGTRRKACKQQQQHFSVVASDPETLAEIQGLFSKVRAYVKPSSGEWDIPDPNVALRHPAEEHQDLQEMKASLNAVKNRLSDKNVQVWHQHTNSTNRAGKVIAAVRSAANAEICTQAWCKFYEILGTFHLLPEEALQNGELNTVHLCEAPGAFITALNHYMKTSDCTRYCDWCWAANTLNPYHEANGGSTTIADDRLIANTLPWWFFGSDNTGNIMIQKHLIDLQGFVSNMRRVDLVTADGSFDCQENPDEQEALVASLHYCEVVAALLLLSPGGSFVLKVFTLYEHSSVCLLYLLNCCFHSVNVFKPATSKAGNSEVYVVCLNYDSKESVRLLLSKLIRNYGPHLADKEALFPRSLIPESFLKQHGEVCWYFHTLQVETITENLRLFEGISTEQRQRLDHMRDCVAHEYLQRFHVSFLPRSRWISRNTVSPACSTVSAGRPLGQKKQTGSFNERRELQTLSWRERVERSCHAAWMETHCTEDSRTGCVLEGPLSSCHVDSWYVITGAALPAVRNSPFCDGVILNHLNEALMDTAVDWAHMPRCGSCQVTCAASILSEVAGLCVQKAGSVGNEKKKCLVFGSRSVWGDCGSQVGNLVLTFCAEPSFPQRGGISLHDGEPLYQQQLLSCVVFSLQTLSSGDALLLPVFSALTRVTAAVVLCLQACFHSVSYKCSPPSSTVGVVLVCAGFCPEAAARMHPVLTDVQSSMGQLLKGDEGTGETQPCGGDSQVLQFVPMDELLTGGLTEFLWAMNSEIIRQKLHLLTQS, encoded by the exons ATGCTTTGTGGTAAATTATGTCAAAATGGAGAGAAGGTGATGCCTGTTTCCCTTTTAATCATTGCATGTCCACCTCTTCGTGTTGTTATCGCTCAACAGGTGTGGAGGATGAGCTCAGGCAATGGCACCAGGAGGAAAGCCtgcaagcagcagcagcagcacttcAGTGTGGTGGCATCTGACCCTGAAACACTGGCGGAGATACAAGGTCTTTTTAGCAAAGTTAGAGCCTATGTGAAGCCATCCAGCGGTGAGTGGGACATCCCCGACCCGAATGTTGCTCTCCGACACCCAGCGGAGGAGCACCAGGATCTGCAGGAGATGAAGGCTTCCCTGAACGCAGTGAAGAACCGGCTCAGTGACAAGAACGTACAGGTGTGGCATCAGCACACCAACTCCACCAATCGGGCCGGGAAAGTTATAGCTGCCGTACGATCTGCTGCCAACGCGGAGATCTGCACTCAGGCCTGGTGCAAGTTCTACGAGATCCTGGGAACCTTTCATCTTCTGCCAGAGGAGGCTCTTCAAAACGGAGAGCTGAACACAGTCCACCTGTGTGAGGCTCCCGGTGCATTTATAACTGCTCTTAACCACTACATGAAAACCAGTGACTGCACACGATACTGTGACTGGTGCTGGGCCGCCAACACTCTTAATCCCTACCATGAGGCCAATGGGGGGAGCACGACCATCGCAGACGATCGGTTAATCGCCAACACGCTACCCTGGTGGTTCTTTGGCTCAGACAACACGGGCAACAtcatgatccagaaacacttGATAGATCTGCAGGGGTTTGTGTCGAACATGCGTCGAGTTGATTTGGTGACGGCGGATGGAAGTTTTGACTGTCAGGAGAACCCTGACGAGCAGGAGGCCCTGGTGGCGTCTCTCCATTACTGCGAAGTCGTAGCTGCACTGCTGCTCCTGAGCCCCGGTGGATCCTTTGTACTGAAGGTGTTCACCCTGTATGAACACTCCTCTGTCTGCTTACTGTACCTGCTGAACTGCTGTTTCCACTCCGTCAATGTCTTCAAACCTGCAACCAGCAAAGCGGGAAACTCTGAGGTGTATGTTGTGTGTCTGAACTATGACAGCAAGGAGTCCGTGAGGCTCCTGCTGTCAAAACTGATTCGTAATTATGGACCGCATCTGGCTGACAAAGAGGCCCTTTTCCCCAGATCTCTTATCCCAGAGTCATTTCTGAAGCAGCATGGAGAGGTGTGCTGGTACTTCCACACACTGCAGGTGGAGACGATCACAGAAAACCTGAGACTCTTTGAGGGAATAAGCACAGAGCAGAGGCAGCGGCTGGACCACATGAGAGACTGTGTGGCTCACGAATACCTGCAGCGCTTCCAT gTGAGCTTTCTTCCAAGAAGCCGATGGATTTCCCGTAACACAGTGAGTCCTGCTTGCAGCACCGTCTCGGCGGGCCGACCTCTGGGACAAAAGAAGCAGACGGGCTCCTTCAATGAGCGCAGGGAGTTGCAGACCCTGAGCTGGAGGGAGCGTGTTGAGAGGAGCTGCCATGCTGCCTGGATGGAGACGCACTGCACTGAGGACAGCAGGACAGGCTGCGTGCTGGAAGGTCCCCTGTCCAGCTGTCATGTTGACTCATGGTATGTCATTACTGGGGCTGCACTACCTGCGGTCAGAAACTCTCCGTTCTGTGATGGGGTCATTTTAAACCACTTAAATGAAGCCCTGATGGACACAGCTGTAGACTGGGCCCACATGCCCCGCTGTGGCTCTTGCCAGGTCACTTGCGCCGCCTCCATATTGTCTGAGGTGGCGGGTCTTTGTGTCCAgaaagctggctctgtgggAAACGAGAAGAAAAAGTGTCTTGTGTTTGGCAGCCGCTCAGTTTGGGGTGATTGTGGGAGCCAAGTTGGGAATTTAGTCTTAACATTCTGCGCAGAGCCTTCATTTCCTCAGAGAGGCGGCATCTCGCTGCACGACGGGGAGCCGCTGTATCAGCAGCAGCTCTTAAGCTGTGTCGTGTTTTCGCTGCAGACCCTGAGCTCTGGGGATGCTCTGCTGCTGCCTGTGTTTTCTGCCCTCACCCGTGTCACTGCAGCTGTTGTGCTCTGCCTGCAGGCATGTTTTCACTCAGTCTCCTACAAGTGTTCGCCCCCCTCCAGTACAGTCGGGGTGGTTCTTGTCTGTGCTGGCTTCTGCCCCGAAGCTGCTGCCCGAATGCATCCAGTTCTGACTGATGTGCAGAGCTCCATGGGTCAGCTGTTGAAAGGAGACGAGGGCACAGGTGAAACTCAGCCTTGTGGAGGTGACAGCCAGGTGCTGCAGTTTGTTCCCATGGACGAGCTGCTCACTGGAGGCCTGACGGAGTTTCTGTGGGCCATGAACTCTGAAATCATTCGACAGAAGCTGCATCTGCTCACGCAGTCGTAG